In one Saccharibacillus brassicae genomic region, the following are encoded:
- a CDS encoding HSP90 family protein, producing the protein MSDSEEYRFQVNLSGMIDILSNHLYSSPRVFLRELLQNATDAITARLDSEPGHRGEVFVELAGSGENSTLLLQDNGVGLTEDDVHEFLAMIGHSSKRGGAELLGETSFIGRFGIGLLSCFMVSDEIVMLTQSASGGPSIEWRGRPDGTYTLRKLESSLTPGTKVYLRAKPETDLFFEAGTVELDLLHYGALLPYPIRLAEGGRERRINPEPPAWIFSPNLADVHRDEVLRFGEERLGERFRDFIPLRTANGRTGGIAYVLPHAVNLNAKRSHKVYLKRMLISEQADNILPEWAFFVKCLIWTDELQPTASREHFYENEQLERVRGELGESIRSELIGMGASDQQRLRRILELHALSMKSLAVEDDEFYRMIYRWLPFESTYGHKTLGELLDERRTLYYTASLDHYRQLRHVASAQSLLVVNGGYIYEAELLQSLPRIVSGADTRRLLPEDVSLAFTDLNAEERSATLQAARAADLSLQRFRCRVLLKRFKPTELPALFTLPEEAATLRSIERAGEESPQAFASVLGSLGGSMQGSAQSILYLNLNNPVVDKLFAGPPNAKLPTLVEMLYANALMMGHYPMSRQELALLNAGILSLIDWSMESEQGGE; encoded by the coding sequence ATGTCCGATTCCGAGGAATACCGCTTTCAGGTCAATCTGAGCGGAATGATCGACATTTTATCGAACCACCTCTACAGCAGTCCCCGCGTCTTCCTGCGCGAACTGCTGCAAAACGCGACCGACGCCATTACGGCGCGCCTGGATTCGGAGCCGGGACACCGGGGCGAAGTATTCGTCGAACTGGCCGGTTCCGGCGAAAATTCGACGCTGCTGCTTCAAGATAACGGCGTCGGCCTGACCGAAGACGATGTGCATGAATTTCTCGCGATGATCGGCCATTCGTCGAAGCGCGGCGGCGCCGAACTGCTGGGCGAGACGTCGTTTATCGGCCGCTTCGGGATCGGCCTGCTGTCGTGCTTCATGGTCAGCGACGAGATCGTCATGCTGACCCAATCGGCCTCGGGCGGCCCGTCGATCGAATGGCGCGGAAGACCGGACGGCACGTATACGCTGCGCAAGCTCGAATCGTCGCTGACGCCCGGCACCAAAGTATATTTGCGCGCCAAGCCGGAGACCGATCTCTTTTTCGAAGCCGGGACCGTGGAACTCGATCTGCTCCATTACGGCGCTCTGCTGCCGTATCCGATCCGCCTGGCCGAAGGCGGCCGGGAACGCCGGATCAATCCGGAACCGCCGGCCTGGATCTTCAGCCCGAACCTGGCCGACGTCCATCGCGACGAAGTGCTCCGCTTCGGCGAAGAACGGCTCGGCGAACGCTTCCGCGACTTTATCCCGCTGCGGACAGCGAACGGGCGCACAGGCGGTATCGCCTACGTGCTGCCGCATGCCGTCAACCTGAACGCCAAACGTTCGCACAAAGTCTATTTGAAGCGCATGCTGATCTCGGAACAGGCGGACAATATTTTGCCGGAGTGGGCTTTTTTCGTCAAATGCCTGATCTGGACCGACGAGCTGCAGCCGACCGCTTCGCGCGAACACTTCTACGAGAACGAACAGCTTGAACGGGTACGCGGCGAACTCGGCGAATCGATCCGCTCCGAACTGATCGGCATGGGCGCCTCGGATCAGCAGCGGCTGCGCCGCATCCTCGAACTGCACGCGCTCTCGATGAAAAGCCTGGCCGTGGAAGACGACGAATTTTACCGCATGATCTACCGCTGGCTGCCGTTCGAAAGTACATACGGCCACAAGACGCTCGGCGAGCTGCTCGACGAACGCCGGACACTGTATTACACCGCTTCGCTCGACCATTACCGCCAGCTGCGCCACGTCGCTTCCGCGCAGTCGCTGCTCGTCGTGAACGGCGGCTACATCTATGAAGCGGAGCTGCTTCAGTCGCTGCCCCGCATCGTAAGCGGAGCCGATACGCGCAGGCTGCTGCCGGAAGACGTCTCGCTCGCTTTTACCGACTTGAACGCGGAAGAACGGTCGGCGACGCTGCAGGCCGCCCGCGCGGCCGACCTCTCGCTTCAGCGTTTCCGCTGCCGGGTGCTGCTCAAGCGGTTCAAGCCGACAGAACTGCCTGCCCTGTTCACGCTGCCGGAAGAAGCCGCGACGCTGCGCTCGATCGAACGCGCCGGCGAAGAAAGCCCGCAGGCGTTCGCTTCGGTGCTCGGCAGCCTCGGCGGTTCCATGCAGGGCAGCGCGCAGTCGATCCTGTACCTGAATCTGAATAATCCGGTCGTGGACAAACTGTTCGCCGGCCCGCCGAACGCGAAGCTGCCTACGCTGGTCGAGATGCTGTACGCCAACGCGCTGATGATGGGCCATTATCCGATGAGCCGCCAGGAATTGGCTCTGCTCAACGCGGGCATCCTGTCGCTGATCGATTGGAGCATGGAATCGGAACAAGGAGGAGAATAA
- a CDS encoding NupC/NupG family nucleoside CNT transporter, translated as MNILIALLGLAIVFGLAFVASNGRNKIRYRPLIVMIVLQALLAFLLLNTVLGTTLITYVSTTFEALLDYAGEGITFVFGGVLAENRASIFFLNVLMPIVFISALIGILQYLRILPFIIRYIGLVLSKINGMGKLESYNAVASAVLGQSEVFISVKKQIGLLPKHRLYTLCASAMSTVSMSIVGAYMTLIPPQYVVTALVLNLFGGFIIASIINPYKVEPEEDILEVQEEEEKQSFFEMLGEYIMDGFKVAIIVAAMLIGFVALIAMLNGIFAAIFGISFQEMLGYVFSPFAFVMGVPWNEAITAGGIMATKLMTNEFAAMVSLQTLIEAGSLSDRTIGIVSVFLVSFANFSSIGIIAGAVKGLHEKQGNVVARFGLKLLYGATLVSMLSAIIVGLFI; from the coding sequence ATGAATATTCTTATCGCTCTGCTCGGCCTGGCCATCGTGTTCGGCCTCGCCTTCGTCGCCAGCAACGGCCGAAACAAAATCCGGTACCGTCCGCTGATCGTCATGATCGTGCTGCAGGCGCTGCTGGCGTTCCTGCTGCTCAACACCGTGCTCGGCACGACATTGATTACGTACGTATCCACAACGTTCGAAGCGCTGCTCGATTACGCAGGGGAAGGGATTACGTTCGTATTCGGCGGCGTGTTGGCTGAAAACAGAGCTTCGATCTTCTTCCTGAACGTGCTGATGCCGATCGTCTTCATCTCGGCGCTGATCGGTATTCTTCAATACCTGCGCATCCTGCCGTTCATCATCCGCTACATCGGGCTCGTGCTGAGCAAGATCAACGGCATGGGCAAGCTGGAGTCGTACAACGCAGTCGCGTCGGCTGTGCTCGGCCAGTCCGAAGTGTTCATTTCCGTCAAAAAACAGATCGGCCTGCTGCCCAAGCACCGGCTGTACACGCTGTGCGCCTCGGCCATGTCGACCGTCTCCATGTCGATCGTCGGCGCCTACATGACGCTCATTCCGCCGCAGTACGTCGTCACCGCGCTCGTGCTCAACCTGTTCGGCGGATTTATCATCGCTTCGATCATTAATCCTTATAAAGTCGAGCCGGAAGAAGATATACTGGAAGTGCAGGAAGAGGAAGAGAAGCAGTCGTTCTTCGAAATGCTCGGCGAGTACATCATGGACGGCTTCAAGGTCGCGATTATCGTGGCCGCGATGCTGATCGGCTTCGTCGCCCTGATCGCCATGCTGAACGGTATCTTCGCCGCGATCTTCGGCATCTCGTTCCAGGAAATGCTCGGCTACGTCTTCTCGCCGTTCGCTTTCGTCATGGGCGTGCCGTGGAACGAAGCCATAACGGCCGGCGGCATCATGGCTACCAAGCTGATGACCAACGAATTTGCCGCGATGGTAAGCCTGCAAACGCTGATCGAAGCCGGAAGCCTGAGCGACCGCACCATCGGCATCGTGTCCGTCTTCCTCGTCTCGTTCGCCAACTTCTCCTCGATCGGCATCATCGCCGGCGCGGTGAAAGGCCTGCATGAAAAACAGGGCAACGTCGTCGCGAGATTCGGCCTCAAGCTGCTGTACGGCGCGACGCTCGTCAGCATGCTGTCGGCGATCATCGTCGGATTGTTCATTTAA
- a CDS encoding DUF418 domain-containing protein, protein MKRLESIDIVRGFALLGILFVNMQQMLYPNTDIDASWTDRLLFNTLEYGISHRFFVIFSFLFGTGFYLFMQSAQRKGLRVGPLFVRRLLILLLIGLIHHLFQPGEVLVYYAILGFLLLPFRRAKSWLLLAAGLVVTGLGLYMGSIILTYGMFLLGYWAGRIGLFEPGRHVKGLSVTLIVSLLLIYPAARLQQLVMDQTGLYDTASALGGLPLSVFYVTALMRLCDFAAVRRKLAPLAAMGRMALTNYLLQTAIVVSLSAAFGWREHITLPVLCAVAIAILIVQAAGSRLWMRFFTMGPFEFLWRLGTYGPKSAQPLRRKNEQEASASSHA, encoded by the coding sequence ATGAAAAGACTGGAATCGATCGACATCGTCAGGGGATTCGCCCTGCTGGGCATCCTGTTCGTCAATATGCAGCAGATGCTGTATCCGAATACCGACATCGACGCAAGCTGGACGGACCGGTTGTTGTTCAATACGTTGGAATATGGCATCAGCCACCGGTTTTTCGTCATTTTTTCGTTTTTGTTCGGGACCGGGTTTTATTTGTTTATGCAGAGCGCGCAGCGAAAAGGACTGCGCGTAGGACCGTTGTTTGTGCGCCGGCTGCTAATTTTGCTGCTGATCGGCCTCATTCACCATCTGTTCCAGCCCGGCGAAGTGTTGGTGTATTACGCCATCCTCGGATTTTTGCTGCTTCCGTTTCGCCGGGCCAAGTCGTGGCTGCTGCTTGCAGCCGGCCTTGTCGTTACGGGACTTGGCCTCTATATGGGCTCGATCATCCTCACGTACGGCATGTTCCTGCTCGGGTATTGGGCCGGCCGGATCGGCTTGTTCGAACCGGGCCGGCATGTGAAAGGATTGTCGGTGACGCTGATCGTTTCGCTGCTGCTGATCTATCCGGCCGCCAGGCTCCAGCAGCTCGTCATGGATCAGACCGGTCTGTACGATACGGCAAGCGCGCTCGGCGGCCTGCCGCTCAGCGTCTTTTACGTCACGGCCCTTATGCGGCTGTGCGATTTCGCGGCTGTGCGCCGCAAGCTTGCCCCGCTTGCGGCTATGGGCCGCATGGCGCTGACGAATTATTTGCTGCAAACGGCAATCGTGGTGTCGTTGTCCGCCGCGTTCGGCTGGAGGGAACATATTACGCTGCCTGTACTGTGCGCGGTCGCGATCGCCATTTTGATCGTGCAGGCGGCAGGCAGTAGGCTGTGGATGCGTTTCTTCACGATGGGGCCGTTCGAATTCCTGTGGCGGCTCGGCACCTACGGCCCGAAGTCGGCGCAGCCGCTGCGGCGTAAAAACGAACAGGAGGCGTCCGCGTCTTCTCATGCGTAG
- a CDS encoding cytidine deaminase encodes MKERLIEAAIEARSSAYVPYSHFEVGAALLAGGTIYSGCNIENASFGLTNCAERTAIFKATSDGIRRIEAIAIVADTAGPVSPCGACRQVIAEFADEHTRIYLTNLHGNTEEWTMDRLLPGYFQAKDMDKTN; translated from the coding sequence ATGAAAGAGCGTCTTATCGAAGCCGCGATCGAAGCCCGGTCGTCCGCTTACGTGCCTTATTCCCACTTCGAAGTCGGTGCCGCGCTGCTTGCCGGCGGCACCATCTACTCCGGCTGCAATATCGAGAACGCGTCGTTCGGCCTGACGAACTGTGCGGAACGCACCGCCATCTTCAAAGCCACTTCCGACGGCATTCGCCGGATTGAAGCGATCGCGATCGTGGCGGACACCGCCGGCCCGGTCTCGCCCTGCGGCGCCTGCCGCCAGGTTATTGCCGAGTTCGCCGACGAGCACACGCGCATCTACCTGACGAACCTGCACGGCAATACCGAGGAATGGACGATGGACCGTCTGCTTCCGGGATACTTCCAGGCCAAAGACATGGACAAAACGAACTAA
- a CDS encoding MgtC/SapB family protein → MGYFDVIDLPMELEHLLRVLIAGVCGALIGYERKSRRKEAGTRTHFIVAVGAALIMVISKYGFMDLEGRDGVQIDPTKVASEIVSGIGFLGAGMIFMRKYTINGLTTAAGMWATAGVGMAMGAGLYILGIVATLLIYLTQIMMHGNFKGKLVASTHRLIVTVRQEPGASERFRQLIEERGLTLIDFKSGGKDEEKRQLTLEMVVRLPKGMTADQLMPLLEERGDILALEFK, encoded by the coding sequence ATGGGATATTTCGACGTGATCGATCTGCCGATGGAGCTGGAGCATCTGCTGCGCGTTCTGATCGCCGGCGTATGCGGAGCGTTGATCGGGTACGAACGCAAAAGCAGGCGCAAAGAAGCCGGGACGCGGACCCATTTCATCGTCGCGGTAGGCGCCGCGCTGATCATGGTCATTTCCAAATACGGATTCATGGATCTGGAAGGGCGGGACGGCGTACAGATCGATCCGACCAAAGTCGCGTCCGAGATCGTCAGCGGTATCGGTTTTCTCGGAGCCGGGATGATCTTCATGCGCAAATATACGATCAACGGACTGACAACGGCTGCCGGGATGTGGGCAACGGCGGGCGTAGGCATGGCGATGGGCGCGGGCTTGTACATTCTGGGCATCGTCGCCACGCTGCTGATCTACCTGACCCAGATCATGATGCACGGCAATTTCAAAGGCAAACTGGTCGCTTCGACGCACCGGCTGATCGTGACGGTCCGGCAGGAGCCCGGTGCGTCCGAACGTTTCCGGCAGCTGATCGAAGAACGCGGGCTGACGCTGATCGATTTCAAGTCGGGCGGCAAAGACGAAGAGAAAAGGCAGCTGACGCTGGAGATGGTCGTGCGCCTGCCCAAAGGCATGACCGCCGATCAACTGATGCCGCTGCTGGAAGAACGGGGCGATATTTTGGCGCTCGAATTCAAATAA
- a CDS encoding S-layer homology domain-containing protein: MKKKPAPKWISIGAASAILLAAVSGGSAYAAAPFGDLNRVPEASKIRALQQAGLVHGSADGQFRPQGTLTNAQAIRLVVDTFDLDLGGLQFVRKPEASDYFSKADDQAWYAEALVIASYNDLDLPKDLDPNAAATRASFVSLLIRAGQNESALPVFKLIPVRITDEASIPDGSSGTMQEALAFGLLELDDQGNIRPNEQLTRAAAADILYRAAVLANVIAEQ; the protein is encoded by the coding sequence ATGAAAAAGAAACCCGCACCGAAATGGATATCGATCGGAGCCGCTTCGGCGATTCTATTGGCGGCTGTGTCGGGCGGATCGGCCTACGCGGCGGCGCCGTTCGGCGACCTGAACCGGGTGCCGGAAGCGTCCAAGATCCGCGCGCTGCAGCAGGCCGGTCTCGTGCACGGCTCGGCGGACGGCCAGTTCCGGCCGCAGGGCACGCTGACCAACGCCCAGGCGATCCGGCTCGTCGTAGACACGTTCGACCTGGACCTCGGCGGGCTGCAGTTCGTCCGCAAACCGGAAGCGTCCGATTATTTCTCCAAAGCCGACGATCAAGCCTGGTACGCCGAAGCGCTCGTCATCGCGTCGTACAACGACCTCGATTTGCCCAAAGACCTCGATCCGAACGCCGCGGCGACCCGCGCTTCGTTCGTTTCCCTGCTTATTCGGGCCGGCCAGAACGAAAGCGCCCTGCCGGTATTCAAGCTGATTCCGGTACGGATCACGGACGAAGCGTCCATTCCGGACGGCAGCAGCGGAACGATGCAGGAAGCGCTCGCGTTCGGCCTGCTGGAGCTGGACGACCAAGGAAACATTCGCCCGAACGAGCAGCTGACGCGGGCCGCGGCCGCGGATATTCTGTACCGCGCGGCCGTGTTGGCGAATGTGATCGCAGAGCAGTAA
- a CDS encoding pyrimidine-nucleoside phosphorylase: MRMVDLIEKKRDGKELTTEEINFIIEGYTKGEIPDYQVSAFSMAVFFKDMTQRERADLTMAMVNSGDTIDLSAIEGVKVDKHSTGGVGDTTTLVLAPLVAALDVPVAKMSGRGLGHTGGTVDKLEAVAGFHVEITNEEFVKLVNEHKIAVIGQSGNLTPADKKLYALRDVTATVDSIPMIASSIMSKKIAAGADAIVLDVKTGAGAFMKTLDGSKDLARAMVGIGNNVGRRTMAVISDMSQPLGAAIGNALEVQEAIDTLKGHGPKDLEDLCLALGSQMVFLAGKASSLEDAENKLREVIANGKALDKFRDFLANQGGDASVVDHPERLPQAAYKIEVPAPRSGVVSEIVADEIGVAAMWLGAGRATKESEIDLAVGLMLNKKVGEAVQEGESLVTIHANSEDVANVKAKILAAISIADSAEAPTLIYGTIIE; encoded by the coding sequence ATGAGAATGGTAGACTTGATCGAGAAAAAACGCGACGGCAAAGAATTGACGACGGAAGAAATCAACTTCATCATCGAAGGCTACACCAAGGGAGAAATTCCGGATTACCAGGTGAGCGCCTTCTCGATGGCCGTCTTTTTCAAAGACATGACGCAGCGCGAACGGGCCGACCTGACGATGGCGATGGTCAACTCCGGCGACACGATCGACCTGTCGGCGATCGAAGGCGTCAAAGTCGACAAGCACTCCACCGGCGGCGTCGGCGACACGACGACGCTCGTGCTCGCTCCGCTCGTCGCGGCGCTTGACGTGCCGGTCGCCAAAATGTCCGGACGCGGTCTCGGCCATACGGGCGGCACCGTCGACAAGCTGGAAGCGGTAGCCGGCTTCCACGTCGAGATCACGAACGAAGAGTTCGTGAAGCTCGTCAACGAGCACAAGATCGCCGTCATCGGCCAGAGCGGCAACCTGACGCCGGCCGACAAAAAGCTGTACGCCCTGCGCGACGTAACGGCGACGGTCGATTCGATCCCGATGATCGCAAGCTCGATCATGAGCAAGAAGATCGCGGCCGGCGCGGACGCGATCGTGCTCGACGTCAAGACCGGCGCGGGCGCGTTCATGAAGACGCTCGACGGCTCCAAAGACCTGGCGCGCGCCATGGTCGGCATCGGCAACAACGTCGGCCGCCGCACGATGGCCGTCATCTCCGACATGAGCCAACCGCTCGGCGCCGCGATCGGCAACGCGCTGGAAGTGCAGGAAGCGATCGACACGCTCAAAGGCCACGGCCCTAAAGACCTGGAAGACCTGTGCCTGGCGCTCGGCAGCCAGATGGTCTTCCTCGCGGGCAAAGCCTCCTCGCTTGAAGACGCGGAGAACAAGCTGCGCGAAGTGATCGCGAACGGCAAAGCGCTCGACAAGTTCCGCGATTTCCTCGCGAACCAGGGCGGCGACGCTTCGGTCGTCGACCATCCGGAACGCCTGCCGCAGGCCGCTTACAAGATCGAAGTACCGGCTCCGCGCAGCGGCGTCGTATCCGAGATCGTCGCCGACGAAATCGGCGTAGCCGCCATGTGGCTCGGCGCGGGCCGCGCGACCAAAGAATCGGAGATCGACCTCGCGGTCGGCCTGATGCTCAACAAAAAGGTCGGCGAAGCCGTGCAGGAAGGCGAATCGCTCGTGACCATTCACGCGAACAGCGAAGACGTCGCTAACGTGAAGGCCAAAATCCTCGCGGCGATCTCGATCGCGGACAGCGCCGAAGCACCGACGCTGATCTACGGCACGATTATCGAATAA
- the deoD gene encoding purine-nucleoside phosphorylase yields MSVHIEAKVGDIAETILLPGDPLRAKFIADTYLEDVVCYNQVRGMLGFTGTYKGQRISVQGSGMGIPSFAIYANELISEYGVKNLIRVGTCGGMQESVRVRDVILAQAACTDSSMNRNTFPGFDFAPIASFGLLKEAYERAVAKGLNVHVGNILSSDIFYRDDKTVTTKLMQHGVLGVEMETTALYSLAAKFGVNALTILTVSDHLLTGEETTSAERQSTFGDMMEVALETALTL; encoded by the coding sequence ATGAGTGTTCATATCGAAGCCAAAGTCGGCGATATCGCCGAAACGATCCTGCTCCCCGGCGACCCGCTGAGAGCGAAATTTATCGCCGACACATATCTCGAAGACGTCGTCTGCTACAACCAGGTCCGCGGCATGCTCGGCTTCACCGGCACGTACAAAGGCCAGCGCATTTCCGTTCAGGGTTCCGGCATGGGCATCCCGTCGTTCGCGATCTACGCCAATGAGCTGATCAGCGAATACGGCGTGAAGAACCTGATCCGCGTCGGCACCTGCGGCGGCATGCAGGAAAGCGTACGCGTGCGCGACGTCATTCTGGCGCAGGCCGCCTGCACCGATTCCAGCATGAACCGCAACACGTTCCCGGGCTTCGACTTCGCTCCGATCGCAAGCTTCGGCCTGCTGAAGGAAGCGTACGAGCGCGCCGTGGCCAAAGGCCTGAACGTGCACGTCGGCAACATCCTCAGCTCCGACATCTTCTACCGCGACGACAAGACGGTCACGACCAAGCTGATGCAGCACGGCGTGCTCGGCGTCGAGATGGAGACGACAGCGCTGTACTCGCTGGCCGCGAAATTCGGCGTGAACGCCCTGACGATCCTGACCGTCAGCGACCACCTGCTGACCGGCGAAGAGACGACGTCGGCCGAGCGTCAATCGACGTTTGGCGACATGATGGAAGTGGCGCTGGAGACAGCCCTGACCCTGTAA
- the deoC gene encoding deoxyribose-phosphate aldolase — MNLASMIDHTLLRADAVESEVAKLIEEAKTYKFASVCVNPTWVAYSAERLAGTEVKVCTVIGFPLGASTPETKAFETRDAIEKGAGEIDMVLNIGALKSGSVELAERDIRAVVEAASGKAIVKVIIETCLLTDEEKVLACEMSVRAGADFVKTSTGFSTGGATPEDVALMRKTVGPDLGVKASGGVRSREDMEAMIQAGATRIGASSGVKIMQGGQSDSSY, encoded by the coding sequence ATGAATCTTGCATCCATGATCGACCATACACTTCTGCGCGCCGACGCCGTAGAGAGCGAAGTCGCCAAGCTGATCGAAGAAGCGAAGACCTACAAGTTCGCATCCGTCTGCGTCAACCCGACGTGGGTCGCGTACTCGGCGGAACGTCTGGCCGGAACCGAAGTGAAAGTGTGCACCGTGATCGGCTTCCCGCTGGGCGCGTCCACGCCGGAGACCAAAGCGTTCGAGACCCGCGACGCGATCGAAAAAGGAGCCGGCGAGATCGACATGGTACTGAATATCGGCGCCCTCAAAAGCGGCAGCGTCGAACTGGCCGAACGCGATATCCGCGCAGTCGTGGAAGCGGCTTCGGGCAAAGCGATCGTCAAAGTCATCATCGAGACGTGCCTGCTGACCGACGAAGAAAAAGTGCTCGCCTGCGAAATGTCCGTCCGTGCGGGCGCCGACTTCGTCAAGACGTCCACCGGCTTCTCCACGGGCGGCGCAACGCCTGAAGACGTGGCCCTGATGCGCAAAACGGTCGGCCCCGACCTCGGCGTCAAAGCTTCCGGCGGCGTACGCAGCCGCGAAGACATGGAAGCGATGATCCAGGCAGGTGCGACGCGCATCGGCGCAAGCTCCGGCGTGAAGATCATGCAGGGCGGCCAGTCCGACTCTTCGTACTGA
- a CDS encoding sugar-binding transcriptional regulator, with protein MDLDRQRLSIEAARLYYMSDYSQQEIATRLGVSRPTVSRLLQHAKENGFVRISISDPLEDLDALGTELSRRFGLQAARVCHSPQNDYREIRGRIAAEAAAYLDETIQDGDIIGITWGTTMHALALGLRHKPVRGVEVVQLKGGVSHSQVPTYAAETANMFAEAFGTVARYLPLPVIFDSVELKRMVEEDRHIQRIIELGRQANVAVFTVGTVEEDALLFRLGYFDDRQRQKLQATGAGDICSRFFDDQGRICSEEVNARTVGIDLPELRRKEKSILVAGGPRKIRAIRAALAGRYANILVTDQFTALSLLAD; from the coding sequence ATCGATCTGGACAGACAGCGGCTCAGCATAGAGGCTGCGCGGCTCTACTATATGTCGGATTACAGCCAGCAGGAGATCGCGACCCGGCTCGGCGTTTCCCGCCCGACCGTCTCGCGCCTGCTCCAGCACGCCAAAGAGAACGGATTCGTCCGCATCAGCATTTCCGATCCGCTGGAAGATCTCGACGCGCTGGGCACGGAGCTTTCGCGGCGCTTCGGACTTCAGGCCGCACGCGTCTGCCATTCGCCGCAAAACGATTATCGCGAGATTCGCGGACGGATCGCGGCGGAAGCCGCGGCCTACCTGGACGAGACGATCCAGGACGGGGACATCATCGGCATCACCTGGGGCACGACGATGCACGCCCTCGCGCTCGGCCTGCGCCACAAGCCGGTACGGGGCGTCGAAGTCGTCCAGCTCAAAGGCGGCGTCAGCCATTCCCAGGTGCCGACCTACGCGGCGGAAACGGCCAACATGTTCGCCGAGGCGTTCGGCACCGTCGCCCGCTACCTGCCGCTGCCGGTTATCTTTGACAGCGTGGAGCTCAAGCGGATGGTCGAGGAAGACCGCCATATCCAGCGCATCATCGAGCTGGGCCGGCAGGCGAACGTGGCGGTATTCACGGTCGGCACGGTCGAAGAAGACGCCCTGCTGTTCCGCCTCGGTTACTTCGACGACCGCCAGAGGCAGAAGCTGCAGGCCACCGGAGCTGGCGATATTTGCTCGCGCTTCTTCGACGACCAGGGCCGGATCTGCAGCGAGGAAGTGAATGCCCGCACGGTCGGCATCGACCTGCCGGAACTGCGCCGCAAAGAAAAATCGATTCTCGTCGCCGGCGGCCCGCGCAAGATTCGCGCGATCCGCGCCGCTCTGGCCGGACGCTACGCCAACATTCTCGTCACCGATCAATTTACGGCGCTGTCGCTGCTGGCGGATTGA
- the deoB gene encoding phosphopentomutase: MSTFKRIHLIVMDSVGIGEAPDAAEFDDFGVDTFGHIAREMGGLNMPNMAKLGLSNIEEVQGVAKSDRPLAYHTKMQEASRGKDTMTGHWEIMGLYIDTPFRVFPDGFPDELISRIEQKTGRKVIGNKPASGTEILDELGEEHMKTGALIVYTSADSVLQVAAHEDIVPLKELYEICEFCREITLEDPYMLGRIIARPFVGEPGAFKRTSGRHDYALKPFGRTTMNELQDGGFDVIALGKIADIYDGEGVTKSVRTVSNMDGMDKLVEEMGKPFHGLSFLNLVDFDALFGHRRDPQGYGQALEEYDARLPEVFANMTGDDLLLITADHGNDPTYRGTDHTREYVPLLAYSPSFQNGGTKLPVRTTFADIAATVAENFGVKMPEYGTSFLGDLK, translated from the coding sequence ATGTCCACATTCAAACGTATTCACCTGATCGTCATGGACTCGGTCGGTATCGGCGAAGCGCCGGATGCCGCGGAGTTCGACGATTTCGGAGTCGACACATTCGGCCATATCGCCCGCGAAATGGGCGGCCTGAACATGCCGAACATGGCCAAGCTTGGCCTGTCCAACATCGAGGAAGTGCAAGGGGTAGCCAAATCGGACCGCCCTCTCGCCTACCACACCAAAATGCAGGAAGCTTCCCGCGGCAAAGACACGATGACCGGCCATTGGGAAATCATGGGCCTGTATATCGATACGCCGTTCCGCGTATTCCCGGACGGCTTCCCCGACGAGCTGATCTCGCGGATCGAACAGAAAACGGGACGCAAAGTGATCGGCAACAAGCCGGCCAGCGGCACCGAGATTCTCGACGAACTGGGCGAAGAACATATGAAGACCGGCGCGCTGATCGTCTATACGTCGGCCGACTCCGTGCTTCAGGTCGCCGCGCACGAAGACATCGTTCCGCTCAAGGAACTGTACGAGATCTGCGAATTCTGCCGCGAGATCACGCTGGAAGATCCGTACATGCTCGGGCGCATCATCGCCCGTCCGTTCGTCGGCGAACCCGGCGCGTTCAAGCGCACATCCGGCCGGCATGACTACGCGCTCAAACCGTTCGGCCGCACGACGATGAACGAACTGCAAGACGGCGGCTTCGACGTGATCGCCCTCGGCAAGATCGCCGATATCTACGACGGCGAAGGCGTGACCAAATCCGTCCGCACCGTGTCCAACATGGACGGCATGGACAAGCTCGTCGAGGAAATGGGCAAGCCGTTCCACGGCCTCAGCTTCCTGAACCTCGTCGATTTCGACGCCCTGTTCGGCCATCGCCGCGATCCGCAGGGCTACGGCCAGGCGCTCGAAGAGTACGACGCCCGCCTGCCGGAAGTGTTCGCCAATATGACCGGCGACGACCTGCTGCTGATCACCGCCGACCACGGCAACGACCCGACGTACCGCGGCACCGACCATACGCGCGAATACGTCCCGCTGCTCGCCTACTCGCCGAGCTTCCAAAATGGCGGCACCAAGCTGCCCGTGCGCACCACTTTCGCCGATATCGCCGCCACCGTCGCCGAGAACTTCGGCGTCAAGATGCCGGAATACGGCACCAGCTTCCTCGGCGATTTGAAGTAA